In Cryptomeria japonica chromosome 10, Sugi_1.0, whole genome shotgun sequence, a genomic segment contains:
- the LOC131076149 gene encoding subtilisin-like protease 3 has product MKTLNRYDVAIILFFTMLVLAAIAHAVETTFIVHLEQPEMELTTLHDRKKWYTSFVGQEKVVMYAYKDVLNGFAARLTEAEVEAMREMPGFIAAYPDALLPLHTSYSAQFMGLSTTRGLWPATDFGKGVIIGMLDTGVWPESPSFDDTGMPSPPSKWKGMCESAPDFNSSNCNNKLIGARTFLSGQTEGNPSPRDGEGHGTHTSSTAAGTRVANASLFGYAAGTASGMASGAHVAMYKVCGPTGCLLSDVLAGMDQAMADGVDVLSISIGGNSQPFDNDPVAVGAFTAVQKGIFVSCSAGNGGPGYSTLANEAPWIMTVGASTMDRNFVANVQLGDGRVFYGESLCPSNVLSDSLPLVHIPTESGNLCLNGSLRSSDVAGKIVVCEQGAIARVTKGEVVREAGGAGMIFMSNSSIGEEIITDPHVLPATSVGHTSGLAIKAYAASSKSATAAIDFKGTVFGNVEGPAVASFSSRGPSSVNREILKPDVIGPGVSILAAWPLDLSPTGLPEDQRLVKFNIISGTSMSCPHVSGLAALLKAAHPEWSPAAIKSALMTTAGVIDKKGLPILDSATNISADVFATGAGHVNPENAAYPGLVYDLSPADYIPYLCGLNYTASQIRLIVGTNVTCPTDPESTRPGNLNYPSFSALFDITAAPVTTAFKRTVTNVGAANSTYVASIEAPLGVEVTVTPSVLFFKEVMEKQSYNIKFTVSTPAAHSFAQGSLTWVSNSTSLVYNVRSPISIVWYKP; this is encoded by the coding sequence ATGAAAACTTTGAATCGTTATGATGTTGCCATCATTTTGTTCTTCACAATGCTCGTGTTGGCTGCGATTGCACATGCAGTGGAAACAACGTTCATTGTTCATCTTGAGCAGCCAGAGATGGAGTTAACTACTTTGCATGATCGCAAGAAATGGTACACCTCATTTGTAGGCCAAGAAAAAGTTGTGATGTATGCTTACAAGGATGTGTTGAACGGATTCGCTGCTCGGTTGACGGAAGCGGAAGTGGAAGCAATGAGAGAGATGCCAGGCTTTATCGCAGCGTATCCAGACGCACTACTGCCATTGCACACGTCCTATTCCGCTCAATTTATGGGCCTCTCTACCACTCGGGGACTCTGGCCGGCGACTGACTTCGGCAAGGGGGTTATAATTGGGATGTTGGACACGGGTGTATGGCCAGAGAGTCCTTCCTTCGACGACACCGGCATGCCTTCCCCGCCCTCCAAGTGGAAGGGTATGTGTGAAAGTGCCCCTGATTTCAATTCATCCAACTGTAACAACAAGCTAATCGGAGCCCGAACCTTTCTCAGCGGCCAAACAGAGGGTAATCCCAGTCCGCGCGACGGAGAAGGTCATGGCACTCATACTTCATCTACCGCTGCCGGTACCCGCGTTGCAAATGCCAGCTTGTTCGGTTATGCCGCAGGAACGGCGTCTGGCATGGCTTCGGGTGCTCATGTAGCCATGTATAAGGTCTGCGGCCCCACTGGGTGTTTATTATCGGATGTTCTGGCAGGCATGGACCAAGCGATGGCCGATGGAGTCGACGTTCTATCGATCTCTATTGGAGGAAACAGTCAGCCGTTCGACAACGATCCCGTCGCCGTGGGGGCCTTCACTGCGGTACAGAAAGGCATTTTCGTCAGCTGCTCCGCAGGCAACGGCGGGCCCGGTTACTCTACCCTTGCAAATGAGGCACCCTGGATCATGACCGTGGGCGCGAGCACCATGGACAGAAATTTCGTCGCAAATGTCCAACTGGGGGACGGGAGGGTTTTCTATGGAGAGTCTCTGTGCCCAAGCAACGTACTTTCGGACTCGCTGCCGCTGGTCCACATCCCCACAGAGAGCGGAAATTTGTGTCTCAACGGGAGCCTCAGGTCCAGTGATGTTGCAGGAAAGATTGTGGTGTGCGAACAAGGCGCAATAGCAAGGGTGACGAAGGGTGAAGTGGTTCGAGAAGCGGGAGGCGCGGGCATGATATTCATGTCGAACAGTTCGATAGGAGAGGAAATCATAACAGATCCTCATGTCTTGCCAGCGACCTCCGTCGGCCACACATCTGGACTCGCCATCAAAGCTTACGCCGCCTCATCGAAATCAGCGACTGCAGCAATAGATTTTAAGGGCACCGTGTTCGGCAACGTAGAAGGGCCTGCTGTGGCGTCTTTTTCCTCGAGGGGTCCGAGCTCTGTAAATCGGGAAATCCTGAAGCCGGACGTCATAGGCCCCGGTGTTAGTATTCTTGCCGCATGGCCTTTAGACCTCAGCCCCACGGGCCTCCCTGAGGACCAGAGGTTGGTCAAATTCAATATAATTTCGGGCACCTCCATGTCCTGTCCCCATGTAAGCGGGCTTGCTGCTTTGCTTAAAGCAGCTCATCCAGAGTGGAGCCCAGCTGCCATCAAATCTGCACTCATGACTACGGCAGGCGTTATTGATAAGAAAGGCCTACCCATCCTTGACAGCGCCACTAACATTTCAGCAGACGTTTTCGCTACAGGAGCAGGACATGTAAATCCGGAAAATGCAGCGTACCCAGGCCTTGTCTATGACCTCTCACCGGCCGATTACATTCCATACCTTTGCGGCCTAAACTACACAGCTAGCCAGATTCGGCTCATCGTGGGTACAAATGTGACTTGCCCCACTGACCCTGAGAGCACTCGCCCGGGAAATTTAAATTACCCATCCTTCTCTGCGCTTTTCGACATAACAGCTGCACCGGTCACTACTGCCTTCAAACGAACGGTGACTAATGTTGGGGCCGCGAACTCGACATACGTCGCCAGCATTGAGGCGCCCCTTGGAGTGGAGGTTACTGTGACTCCATCAGTTttattcttcaaggaagtgatggagaagCAGAGTTACAACATCAAATTCACGGTATCTACTCCAGCAGCACACTCTTTTGCTCAAGGTTCTCTTACATGGGTTTCCAATTCCACCTCTCTTGTTTACAACGTTAGAAGCCCCATATCCATTGTCTGGTATAAACCATAA